In one window of Opitutus sp. GAS368 DNA:
- a CDS encoding dihydrodipicolinate synthase family protein, with amino-acid sequence MTTPAEPPAAILATAVVPWNERYEFDEATFRRQVHTIARHLTRHIYVFGTAGEGYAVSESQFDRIARAFWASAAECQAEPMLGVISLSLPTIIDRIRRGRSLGFRIFQLSLPSWGVLNDRELDAFFAETCGRFPDCRFHHYNLLRTKRLLTSVEYRRLAAAHPNFVGVKASTADPAVLADLLTVSPRLRFFFTEMGYAIARRTHETGLLISLASVNYRRAKQFVTGTDAQREADVADFRAMGATLQAISANRFHIDGAYDKMLFRMSDPAFPLRLLPPYAHATEEDFARFKAALPAGWRNDT; translated from the coding sequence ATGACCACCCCCGCCGAACCCCCGGCCGCCATTCTGGCCACGGCCGTCGTGCCCTGGAACGAGCGCTACGAATTTGACGAGGCGACCTTCCGCCGGCAGGTTCACACCATCGCCCGCCATCTCACGCGGCATATCTATGTGTTCGGTACGGCGGGGGAGGGCTACGCCGTCAGTGAAAGCCAGTTCGACCGGATTGCCCGCGCCTTCTGGGCGAGCGCGGCCGAATGTCAGGCCGAGCCCATGCTCGGCGTCATCTCGCTTTCGCTGCCGACCATCATCGACCGCATCCGGCGCGGCCGCTCGCTGGGCTTCCGCATCTTCCAGCTTTCGCTGCCGTCCTGGGGCGTGCTCAACGATCGCGAGCTCGACGCCTTTTTTGCCGAGACCTGCGGCCGGTTTCCGGATTGCCGGTTTCACCACTATAATCTGCTCCGCACGAAACGTCTCCTGACCTCGGTCGAATACCGCCGCCTCGCCGCGGCCCACCCCAACTTCGTCGGGGTAAAGGCGAGCACCGCCGATCCCGCGGTCCTCGCCGACCTGCTGACCGTCTCGCCGCGCCTGCGCTTTTTCTTCACGGAAATGGGCTATGCCATCGCGCGGCGCACCCACGAGACCGGCCTGCTGATCTCGCTGGCCTCGGTGAATTACCGGCGGGCGAAGCAGTTCGTCACGGGGACCGACGCGCAGCGCGAGGCGGATGTGGCGGATTTCCGCGCCATGGGCGCGACGCTGCAGGCGATCAGCGCCAACCGCTTCCACATCGACGGCGCCTACGACAAGATGCTCTTCCGTATGTCCGATCCCGCGTTTCCGCTGCGCCTGCTGCCACCCTACGCCCATGCCACCGAGGAGGATTTCGCCCGTTTCAAGGCGGCGCTGCCGGCCGGTTGGCGGAACGACACCTAG
- a CDS encoding YhcH/YjgK/YiaL family protein, with amino-acid sequence MILDTLVQAPQYNALSPRFAPAFAFLRQVHESTPLGRHEIAGEEVFAFVQQHATKPVAERKFEAHRKYIDIQYIVRGRELIYWAPLPLLTTVTMPFDEKMDAALFAGIPEAVPLQLRPGHFAILFPADGHAPSCAWEEPTEVLKVVVKVMV; translated from the coding sequence ATGATACTCGACACCCTCGTCCAAGCCCCGCAATACAACGCGCTGTCTCCCCGATTCGCCCCGGCGTTCGCCTTTCTCCGGCAGGTTCACGAAAGCACGCCTCTCGGGCGACATGAGATCGCCGGCGAGGAGGTGTTTGCCTTCGTGCAGCAGCATGCCACCAAGCCGGTGGCCGAGCGGAAGTTCGAGGCGCACCGCAAGTATATTGACATCCAGTATATCGTGCGTGGTCGCGAGCTGATCTACTGGGCGCCGCTCCCGCTGCTCACGACCGTGACCATGCCCTTCGATGAGAAGATGGACGCGGCGCTCTTTGCCGGCATTCCCGAGGCCGTCCCCTTGCAGCTGCGGCCGGGGCATTTTGCGATCCTCTTTCCTGCGGACGGTCACGCCCCCTCCTGCGCCTGGGAAGAGCCGACCGAGGTCCTCAAAGTGGTCGTCAAGGTCATGGTCTGA
- a CDS encoding SGNH/GDSL hydrolase family protein: MKKYRTFATCAGLLTAAILGAATPVDLAKIGMNQPLDPALRPALADVPDRAGLPRVLLIGDSISIGYTLPVRARLAGRANVHRPGENAGPTVLGIERLDAWLGAGPWAVIHFNFGLHDLKYLDEQGNYVSPARSRPVATPEQYANNLRVIVARLRRTGARLIFATTTPVPAGTLGRLEGGEQAYNAVALQVMRENGVAVDDLGAYARAHQKEIQLAHNVHYTSAGYEALADLVAASIGKSLNP, translated from the coding sequence ATGAAAAAATACCGCACCTTTGCCACCTGCGCCGGCCTGTTGACGGCGGCGATTCTCGGAGCCGCCACGCCCGTCGACCTGGCCAAAATCGGCATGAACCAGCCGCTGGACCCCGCGCTGCGGCCGGCGCTGGCGGACGTGCCGGACCGGGCCGGGTTGCCCCGCGTGCTGCTGATCGGCGACTCCATTTCCATCGGTTACACGTTGCCGGTGCGGGCCCGGCTGGCCGGCCGCGCCAACGTGCACCGGCCGGGCGAGAACGCCGGCCCCACGGTGCTCGGAATCGAGCGCCTCGACGCTTGGCTCGGCGCTGGTCCATGGGCGGTCATCCATTTCAACTTTGGTCTGCACGATCTGAAGTATCTGGACGAACAGGGCAATTACGTGTCGCCCGCTCGCAGCCGTCCGGTCGCAACTCCGGAGCAATACGCGAACAACCTGCGGGTGATCGTGGCGCGCCTGCGACGCACCGGGGCCCGCTTGATTTTCGCCACCACGACGCCCGTGCCCGCCGGGACCCTCGGCCGCCTCGAGGGCGGCGAACAGGCCTACAATGCGGTGGCGCTCCAGGTCATGCGGGAGAACGGCGTCGCCGTGGATGATCTTGGCGCCTACGCCCGCGCACACCAGAAGGAGATCCAGCTGGCGCACAATGTCCACTACACGTCCGCCGGCTACGAGGCCCTCGCGGACCTGGTCGCCGCCAGCATCGGGAAGTCCCTGAACCCCTGA
- a CDS encoding mandelate racemase/muconate lactonizing enzyme family protein, with protein sequence MIITDVRTTLLTGPSTNDPFLREARKLRSAAFIEITTDGALVGIGETYAGYFCPETVPAIVDFFRPILVGQTVDDIPELWRRMYQCGNFWCRVGLGAIVINGIEAALWDLKGKQQGLPVHALLGGSKHRRLACYATGGPSNYPKEKLAKKMDHYFSLGFRGLKVGAGSYSVEKGWYMPQAPAEAAEFEGDKAAFMRAHAGPEAWLMMDGHMGNSPHGTWTVEIAKAVMKAVEPANLFFYEEPLHYTDPWGYAELCHATSVPIAGGECLTASYEWRVFAEQDSFDIGQPDASFTGGLGEFMAVAKMMADRGRKIATHAWGAGGSLMQNIHAGFAAENTCILEIPPDYAGLHSDLIDGGLVIKDGHVLPPERPGFGVVLTDEIRRRYPFKPGSGEFNSVPGKILRD encoded by the coding sequence ATGATCATCACCGATGTCCGCACCACGCTCCTGACGGGGCCCTCCACCAACGATCCGTTTTTGCGCGAGGCGCGCAAACTGCGCAGCGCCGCGTTCATCGAGATCACCACCGACGGGGCCTTGGTCGGCATCGGGGAGACTTACGCCGGTTACTTCTGTCCCGAGACGGTCCCGGCCATCGTTGATTTCTTCCGCCCGATTCTCGTCGGCCAGACGGTGGACGACATTCCCGAACTCTGGCGCCGGATGTATCAATGCGGCAATTTCTGGTGCCGGGTCGGACTGGGGGCGATCGTGATCAACGGCATCGAGGCCGCGCTCTGGGATTTGAAGGGCAAGCAGCAGGGTCTGCCGGTCCACGCGCTCCTGGGTGGCAGCAAGCACCGCCGGCTGGCCTGTTACGCCACGGGCGGGCCGAGCAACTATCCCAAGGAGAAGCTGGCCAAGAAAATGGACCATTACTTTTCCCTCGGCTTCCGCGGGCTCAAGGTGGGCGCCGGCAGTTACTCGGTGGAGAAGGGCTGGTATATGCCGCAGGCTCCGGCCGAGGCGGCCGAGTTTGAGGGGGACAAGGCGGCCTTCATGCGCGCCCACGCCGGCCCCGAGGCGTGGCTGATGATGGACGGTCACATGGGCAACAGTCCCCACGGGACCTGGACGGTCGAAATCGCCAAGGCCGTGATGAAGGCCGTCGAGCCCGCCAACCTTTTTTTCTACGAAGAGCCGCTGCACTACACGGATCCGTGGGGTTACGCCGAGTTGTGCCACGCCACGTCGGTTCCGATCGCCGGGGGCGAGTGTCTCACGGCGTCCTACGAGTGGCGCGTGTTCGCCGAGCAGGACAGCTTCGATATCGGCCAACCCGACGCTTCCTTCACCGGCGGGTTGGGGGAATTCATGGCGGTGGCGAAGATGATGGCCGATCGCGGAAGGAAAATCGCCACGCACGCCTGGGGGGCGGGTGGTTCGCTGATGCAGAACATCCACGCCGGCTTCGCCGCGGAGAACACCTGCATCCTGGAGATTCCGCCCGACTATGCCGGCCTGCACTCCGACCTCATCGATGGCGGGCTGGTCATCAAGGACGGCCACGTCCTGCCGCCCGAGCGGCCTGGTTTTGGTGTGGTGCTGACCGACGAAATCCGCCGACGCTACCCGTTCAAGCCCGGCAGCGGCGAGTTCAACAGTGTTCCGGGCAAAATCCTCCGCGACTGA
- a CDS encoding D-2-hydroxyacid dehydrogenase, producing MKIIVDVPVEDPVVAQLRASGRHCFEVLTPPAESARVLPAELIADADVLFCAVPPANHAEMRSLQWVQLASTGYTQLFGLDLPARGVIATNCRGCFDVPIAEWNVAMMVNLARNFRQMIRNQEAAVWDRAAIFQREIRGLTLGLWGYGGIGRETARLARALGLRVHVLTRNGVGPREEAYTVAGTGDPDGVLPDRVFRKGDEMTFLGGLDFLIVAMPLTKQTEGLIGERELQALPRHAFLLNPARGPIVREEALLRALREGWIAGAAIDTHYRYPTLPDHPLWGFPNVIFSPHISGSSLSPHFKRRLWEIFAQNLARFDQGRPLLNVITPAQLAGE from the coding sequence ATGAAGATTATCGTCGACGTTCCGGTCGAGGACCCGGTGGTGGCACAATTACGGGCGTCTGGGCGCCATTGTTTCGAAGTGCTGACTCCGCCGGCGGAATCAGCCCGCGTGCTACCCGCGGAACTCATCGCCGATGCCGACGTGCTGTTTTGCGCGGTCCCGCCGGCGAATCACGCGGAGATGCGCTCGCTCCAGTGGGTGCAACTGGCCTCCACGGGTTACACCCAGCTCTTCGGGCTGGACTTGCCGGCCCGCGGCGTGATCGCCACCAATTGCCGGGGCTGTTTCGATGTGCCAATCGCGGAGTGGAACGTCGCGATGATGGTCAATCTGGCGCGAAACTTCCGGCAGATGATCCGCAATCAAGAGGCCGCGGTTTGGGACCGGGCGGCCATCTTTCAGCGCGAAATTCGCGGGCTCACCCTCGGCCTGTGGGGCTATGGCGGCATTGGGCGCGAAACGGCCCGCCTGGCGCGGGCCCTGGGCTTGCGCGTCCATGTGCTCACCCGCAACGGCGTCGGCCCGCGGGAGGAAGCCTACACGGTGGCCGGCACGGGTGATCCTGACGGCGTGCTGCCGGACCGCGTATTCCGCAAGGGGGACGAGATGACCTTTCTGGGCGGACTGGACTTTTTGATCGTCGCCATGCCGCTCACGAAGCAGACGGAGGGACTGATCGGCGAGCGCGAGCTGCAGGCTTTGCCCCGCCACGCCTTTCTGCTCAATCCGGCCCGCGGGCCGATCGTGCGCGAGGAGGCGCTGCTGCGCGCCCTGCGCGAGGGCTGGATCGCAGGTGCGGCCATCGACACGCACTACCGCTATCCGACGCTGCCCGATCATCCGTTGTGGGGTTTCCCCAATGTGATCTTCAGCCCCCACATCTCGGGGTCCAGCCTCAGTCCGCATTTCAAGCGCCGGCTATGGGAAATCTTCGCCCAAAACCTGGCGCGCTTCGATCAAGGCCGTCCGCTCCTGAATGTCATCACGCCCGCCCAGCTGGCCGGAGAGTAG
- a CDS encoding MFS transporter encodes MSADIEPLPRRAWLAVALLWFVACLNYLDRLILITMRTSIKASITMTDAQFGLLTTVFLVTYGLLSPLGGFFADKVNRSRVIIFSLFAWSAVTWLTAHATSFPELLLYRSLMGISEACYFPAAAALLMDYHRNATRSLANGIHLSGVMVGSALGGLGGWIADQQDWTFVFEFFGIMGMLYSLVLLALLRDRPAEPARPGQTVAAPPRVRLGEALASLFSQRSFILALIFWGLLGVASWAIAGWLPTYLHEQFALTQGRAGLTALGYVYSSSLVGMVAGGLWADRWSLRAVRGRVWVGVIGCLVAVPGVLLLANMPVLGLVLTGMVIYGFARPFPDANMTPILAQIVDRRYLATGVGVINTFAVMAGGLTIYAGGALRDAHVNISNVFNFGAGVLVLCALLLWLINPRDHPANTPS; translated from the coding sequence ATGAGTGCTGACATCGAACCCCTGCCCCGCCGCGCGTGGCTCGCGGTGGCCCTCCTCTGGTTCGTCGCCTGTCTCAACTACCTCGACCGGCTGATCCTGATCACGATGCGGACCTCCATCAAGGCCTCCATCACGATGACCGACGCGCAGTTCGGCCTGCTCACCACGGTCTTCCTCGTGACCTACGGGCTGCTGAGCCCGCTCGGCGGCTTCTTCGCAGACAAGGTCAACCGCAGCCGCGTGATCATCTTCTCTCTCTTCGCCTGGTCGGCCGTCACGTGGCTGACCGCGCACGCCACTTCGTTTCCCGAGCTGCTGCTCTACCGTTCGCTGATGGGCATCAGCGAGGCGTGCTACTTCCCGGCGGCGGCCGCGCTGCTGATGGACTATCACCGCAATGCCACGCGCTCCCTCGCCAACGGCATCCACCTGAGCGGCGTCATGGTCGGGTCGGCCCTCGGCGGCCTCGGCGGCTGGATCGCCGACCAGCAGGACTGGACCTTCGTCTTCGAGTTTTTCGGCATCATGGGCATGCTTTATTCGCTCGTGCTGCTCGCGCTCCTGCGCGACCGGCCGGCGGAGCCGGCCCGGCCCGGCCAGACTGTCGCCGCACCGCCGCGCGTGCGGCTGGGCGAGGCGCTGGCCAGTCTGTTCAGCCAGCGCTCCTTTATCCTCGCCCTGATCTTCTGGGGCCTGCTCGGCGTTGCCAGCTGGGCCATCGCCGGGTGGTTGCCCACGTATCTGCACGAACAGTTCGCCCTGACCCAGGGCCGCGCGGGTCTGACCGCGCTCGGCTACGTCTACTCCTCCAGCCTCGTCGGCATGGTCGCCGGCGGCCTTTGGGCGGACCGCTGGAGCCTGCGCGCGGTGCGCGGCCGGGTTTGGGTCGGCGTCATCGGCTGCCTGGTTGCGGTGCCGGGCGTCCTGCTCCTGGCCAACATGCCCGTCCTCGGCCTCGTGCTGACCGGCATGGTGATCTACGGCTTCGCCCGGCCGTTCCCCGACGCCAACATGACGCCGATCCTCGCGCAGATCGTCGACCGGCGCTATCTCGCCACGGGCGTCGGTGTGATCAACACCTTCGCCGTCATGGCGGGCGGCCTGACCATCTACGCCGGCGGCGCCCTCCGCGACGCGCACGTCAATATCAGCAACGTTTTCAACTTCGGCGCCGGTGTCCTCGTGCTCTGCGCCCTGCTGCTGTGGCTCATCAACCCGCGCGATCACCCCGCCAACACCCCGTCATGA
- a CDS encoding peptidyl-alpha-hydroxyglycine alpha-amidating lyase family protein encodes MFPLRAAPFTSSAKSRLVPQPGWARLPGITLDRVVGVGIDSRDRIYVAHRGDRPFLRLRADGSLDCEIGAAHQKKSVAYDLRGPTPIPIAERHWLHGLHVDPRDNVWITDVSRHLVRKFSPEGDLLLTLGVDGEPGCDDRHFFQPTHVCVLPGGEFYVTDGYGNSRIAKFSADGRFLFDWGRRGTAPGEFHTPHVITLGADGLLYMTDRENDRIQVFHPDGTPAANWPGLHSVDGLCAAPDGCLYGSAGIDNAIIRFDRSGRTLEVWTFPDVLHYPHAIAVGKDGSLYIAETGDRWQVTGRLPAERAMLPRTGAEGSALSKFTRVC; translated from the coding sequence ATGTTCCCGCTCCGCGCCGCTCCGTTCACGTCCTCCGCGAAGTCCCGGTTGGTTCCGCAACCGGGTTGGGCCAGGCTGCCCGGTATCACGCTGGACCGGGTCGTGGGTGTCGGCATCGACTCGCGCGACCGCATCTATGTCGCCCACCGCGGGGACCGCCCGTTCCTGCGGCTCCGGGCCGACGGTTCGCTTGATTGCGAAATCGGCGCCGCGCACCAGAAGAAGAGCGTCGCCTACGACCTGCGCGGCCCGACGCCCATCCCCATCGCCGAGCGCCACTGGCTGCACGGCCTGCATGTCGATCCCCGGGACAACGTCTGGATCACCGACGTGAGCCGGCACCTGGTGCGGAAGTTTTCGCCCGAGGGCGACCTGCTGCTCACGCTCGGCGTCGACGGCGAGCCCGGTTGCGACGACCGCCATTTCTTCCAGCCGACGCACGTGTGCGTCCTCCCCGGCGGGGAATTCTATGTCACCGACGGCTACGGCAACTCGCGCATCGCGAAATTCTCGGCGGACGGGCGCTTCCTCTTCGACTGGGGCCGCCGCGGGACCGCCCCCGGTGAATTCCATACCCCCCATGTGATCACGTTGGGCGCCGACGGATTGCTCTACATGACGGACCGCGAGAACGACCGCATCCAGGTCTTCCATCCCGACGGCACGCCCGCCGCCAACTGGCCCGGCCTGCATTCGGTCGACGGGCTCTGCGCGGCGCCGGACGGCTGCCTCTACGGCTCGGCCGGCATTGACAACGCGATCATCCGCTTCGACCGCAGCGGCCGCACACTCGAGGTCTGGACCTTTCCCGATGTCCTCCATTATCCCCACGCCATCGCCGTCGGAAAGGACGGATCGCTCTACATCGCCGAGACCGGCGATCGCTGGCAGGTCACCGGCCGGCTCCCGGCCGAGCGCGCGATGCTGCCGAGAACCGGCGCCGAAGGCAGCGCGCTCTCGAAATTCACCCGTGTCTGCTGA
- a CDS encoding aminotransferase class III-fold pyridoxal phosphate-dependent enzyme, translating to MKYVDTLTPRDRELAVTGLAGFLPSEIYDIHVHPYHAAHFPAGEWAFLGGKPALGCADHRAALQRYMPVTTIHGLYFGMPRRAADRPAMNDWVAGEVSGHGTPLSRALMVASPADNPAEVAAALRSGRFCGLKVYHCYADRPDTMHATIEEFAPEWMWEILHEVRGVLLLHIVRDGAMEDPGNQASLRRLCRAYPQARLILAHIARSFSYRNARHGLHAIADLDNAFVDTSAICEAEAFRAALRTLGPRRVLWGSDYAVSELRGRCVTTGSLFFWLHPELIRSEHQAPTNSDMTLVGIESLLSLREACEDTGLTRGDLDDIFLRNALRTLAPHLPAAAVAPSSTGTELWQRARTVISGGTGLLSKRAEMFDAKSWPAYFSRCAGSEVWDLSDRRYLDFAGGVGAILLGYADPDVTAAVQRRLALGTYCSLVNPQEVELAETLLALHPWAGKVRYARGGGDAMTMAVRIARAATGRSGVAFCGYHGWHDWYLAANLGETDALNGHLLPGLEPKGVPRELKGTSVPFRYNDLASLEAALAQLGGNLAAVVMEPMRSQAPKDDFIAKVAARCRAAGGVFVVDEVTSGLRYGFPGAMARFGLEPDLAVYAKAMSNGFPFGTVVGREAIMAAADGSFISSSYWTDGVGPAAALAVLEKVRRLRVHEVVWARGELLQAGLKAIATSLPACRLIVAGMPATPTMNFDLGADAPLAQALYVRKMRERGFLVSSYYYVMLAHDEPKIEQLLRAAGETMGEIAAVITKGTLAEESGVARGLRGFARLA from the coding sequence ATGAAATACGTCGACACCCTCACTCCGCGCGACCGCGAGCTGGCGGTCACCGGCCTGGCCGGCTTCCTGCCGTCCGAGATCTACGACATCCACGTCCACCCGTATCACGCCGCCCATTTCCCCGCCGGCGAGTGGGCCTTCCTCGGCGGGAAACCCGCGCTGGGCTGCGCCGACCATCGCGCGGCCCTGCAACGTTACATGCCGGTAACCACGATCCACGGCCTCTATTTCGGCATGCCGCGCCGGGCCGCGGACCGGCCGGCGATGAACGACTGGGTGGCCGGTGAGGTAAGCGGGCACGGCACGCCGCTCAGCCGCGCCCTCATGGTGGCTTCGCCCGCCGACAACCCGGCGGAGGTCGCCGCGGCGCTGCGCAGCGGAAGATTCTGCGGCCTCAAGGTCTATCACTGTTACGCGGACCGGCCCGACACGATGCACGCCACCATCGAGGAATTCGCCCCGGAATGGATGTGGGAAATCCTGCACGAGGTGCGCGGCGTTCTGCTCCTGCACATCGTGCGGGACGGCGCCATGGAGGACCCGGGCAATCAAGCCTCGCTGCGCCGCCTCTGCCGCGCCTATCCGCAGGCCCGGCTCATCCTCGCGCACATCGCCCGCAGCTTCAGCTACCGCAACGCCCGCCACGGATTGCACGCCATCGCGGACCTCGACAACGCCTTCGTTGACACCTCCGCCATCTGCGAAGCCGAGGCCTTCCGCGCCGCCTTGCGGACCCTCGGTCCGCGCCGCGTGCTCTGGGGCTCCGATTACGCGGTCAGCGAACTCCGCGGCCGCTGCGTCACCACCGGCAGCCTCTTTTTCTGGCTGCATCCGGAATTAATCCGTTCGGAACACCAAGCCCCGACCAATTCAGACATGACCCTGGTCGGGATCGAGTCGCTGCTCAGCCTGCGCGAGGCCTGCGAGGACACGGGCCTGACGCGCGGTGACCTGGATGATATCTTCCTGCGGAACGCGCTACGGACCCTCGCCCCGCATCTGCCGGCCGCCGCCGTGGCGCCCTCATCCACGGGCACCGAACTCTGGCAGCGGGCCCGGACGGTGATCTCGGGAGGCACCGGTCTCCTGTCCAAGCGGGCCGAGATGTTCGACGCCAAGTCCTGGCCCGCTTATTTCTCGCGCTGCGCCGGCTCCGAAGTCTGGGACCTCAGCGACCGGCGCTACCTCGACTTCGCCGGCGGCGTGGGTGCGATCCTGCTGGGCTACGCCGATCCCGACGTGACCGCCGCGGTGCAGAGGCGCCTGGCACTCGGCACCTACTGTTCGCTCGTCAACCCCCAGGAGGTGGAACTCGCCGAAACCCTCCTCGCGCTGCATCCTTGGGCCGGCAAGGTCCGCTACGCCCGCGGTGGCGGCGACGCCATGACGATGGCCGTCCGCATCGCCCGCGCGGCGACGGGCCGCAGCGGCGTCGCCTTCTGCGGCTACCACGGCTGGCACGACTGGTATCTGGCGGCGAACCTCGGGGAGACGGACGCGCTCAACGGTCACCTGTTGCCCGGCCTCGAGCCCAAGGGCGTGCCGCGCGAGTTGAAGGGCACCTCCGTCCCGTTTCGTTACAATGACCTCGCCTCGCTCGAGGCCGCCCTCGCGCAGCTCGGCGGCAACCTGGCCGCCGTCGTCATGGAACCGATGCGCTCGCAGGCGCCCAAGGATGATTTCATCGCCAAGGTGGCGGCCCGCTGCCGGGCCGCCGGCGGGGTGTTCGTCGTCGACGAGGTGACCAGCGGCCTGCGCTATGGCTTCCCCGGCGCAATGGCCCGGTTTGGCCTTGAACCCGACCTGGCGGTCTATGCGAAAGCCATGAGCAACGGCTTCCCCTTTGGCACCGTCGTTGGCCGGGAGGCGATCATGGCGGCCGCGGACGGCAGCTTCATTTCCTCCAGCTACTGGACGGATGGCGTCGGTCCCGCCGCCGCGCTCGCCGTGCTCGAGAAGGTCCGACGCCTGCGCGTGCACGAGGTGGTCTGGGCCCGGGGCGAGCTGCTCCAGGCCGGCCTGAAGGCCATCGCCACGAGTCTGCCGGCCTGCCGGCTGATCGTGGCCGGCATGCCCGCGACACCCACCATGAACTTCGATCTCGGGGCGGACGCGCCGCTCGCGCAAGCGCTCTACGTGCGCAAGATGCGCGAACGCGGCTTTCTCGTCTCGAGCTACTACTACGTAATGCTCGCCCACGACGAGCCGAAGATTGAGCAACTGCTGCGCGCCGCCGGCGAGACCATGGGTGAGATTGCGGCAGTCATCACCAAGGGCACGCTCGCGGAGGAATCCGGGGTCGCCCGCGGACTGCGCGGCTTCGCCCGTCTCGCCTAG
- a CDS encoding MFS transporter, whose translation MMIFPGKKHDPELYPYRGGIYFSFFNALNWQVAIGTPTVLFMQQLGADSFQVGLVFSWTFLLTPAQVLSTTLLSRFGYKRLTMAGWGARSLCLLVPIGLSLLAPPNPVPWMINAMVLATFVYCLLRAVGTSALTTWFYQLVPAELRGRYWATDQLSTGVAIGISLLVYAAFFTWLPPYTAFILLYLISVLGAFFAYRQLKQLPDAERPKPISLEKVMTETPRLMMTPSFFRTYLWIAVVFFAGITPLAPFAAYYLKTSAGVTAAQVILLTMLTYVGLIVANIAMRKHMDQIGAKPFFKAAFLCYAFISVAWIVFLSTGGKALWTMPILFFLQGAGSGFWNSANLSYLVKILPEHDRALPVSIHGAVMTFIGGCTPVLWGLFLKAPGAVPAIDVPVFAGYYVSLLVMCVVLVYFVRRLPETAGPVGPIFQGSWALRPFRAMATLVNLIEEKPAKDGGDKPASDR comes from the coding sequence ATGATGATCTTCCCCGGCAAGAAGCATGACCCGGAACTCTATCCCTACCGGGGCGGAATCTATTTCTCCTTCTTCAACGCCCTCAACTGGCAGGTCGCCATCGGGACTCCGACGGTGCTGTTCATGCAGCAGCTCGGCGCCGATTCCTTCCAGGTGGGGTTGGTGTTCTCCTGGACCTTCCTGCTCACCCCGGCGCAAGTGCTCTCCACCACCCTCTTGTCGCGCTTCGGCTACAAGCGGCTGACGATGGCCGGCTGGGGGGCCCGCAGCCTCTGCCTGCTTGTCCCCATCGGCCTCTCGTTGCTCGCACCGCCGAACCCGGTCCCCTGGATGATCAACGCCATGGTGCTGGCCACCTTCGTCTATTGCCTTCTCCGGGCCGTGGGCACCTCGGCCCTGACCACCTGGTTTTATCAGCTCGTCCCGGCGGAACTGCGCGGGCGTTACTGGGCGACCGACCAGCTCTCCACGGGGGTCGCCATCGGCATCTCCCTGCTGGTCTATGCGGCCTTCTTCACCTGGCTGCCGCCTTACACGGCCTTCATCCTGCTCTATCTCATCTCGGTGCTGGGTGCCTTCTTCGCCTACCGGCAATTGAAGCAATTGCCGGATGCAGAACGCCCGAAACCGATCAGTCTCGAAAAAGTCATGACCGAGACACCCCGCCTGATGATGACACCAAGCTTCTTTCGCACCTACCTGTGGATTGCCGTGGTCTTCTTCGCGGGGATCACCCCGCTGGCTCCCTTTGCGGCCTATTATCTGAAAACGTCCGCCGGGGTCACTGCCGCCCAGGTAATCCTGCTGACGATGCTCACCTACGTGGGGCTCATCGTAGCGAACATCGCGATGCGCAAACACATGGACCAGATCGGCGCCAAGCCGTTCTTCAAGGCCGCCTTCCTGTGTTACGCCTTCATCTCCGTCGCCTGGATCGTCTTCCTGTCCACGGGGGGCAAGGCCCTCTGGACCATGCCCATCCTCTTCTTCCTGCAGGGAGCAGGTTCCGGGTTCTGGAACTCCGCCAACCTGAGCTATCTCGTCAAGATCCTGCCGGAACATGACCGGGCCCTGCCGGTGTCCATCCATGGCGCCGTCATGACCTTCATTGGTGGCTGCACCCCCGTCCTGTGGGGCTTGTTCCTCAAAGCGCCGGGTGCTGTTCCGGCGATCGATGTGCCGGTCTTCGCCGGCTATTATGTCAGCCTGCTGGTGATGTGTGTCGTCCTGGTTTATTTTGTGCGCCGCCTGCCCGAGACGGCCGGTCCCGTCGGCCCCATCTTTCAGGGCAGCTGGGCGCTGCGGCCGTTCCGCGCGATGGCCACGTTGGTGAACCTGATCGAGGAGAAGCCGGCGAAGGATGGCGGGGACAAGCCCGCATCGGACCGTTAG